CAAGGCTCTGGCGCAGTTGAGCGACGGCACCGAGCACTGGGTCAAGGGAATGCGCTACATCCCCTCCTTTTACAATGAGCCAGGTTACATCAACCTGATGGCTCAGATGGTCGAGGAAAAGATTAAAAACCACCTGGAAGTGGCACACTTGCCCTCTCAAACAGGCATTGTGTTGATGAATCACGGGTGCCCTCACAAGGCAAAAGGCTTTACCTCTGGGATTGACGAGAGTCAGGCACTCTATGAGCGAGTGCGGGAACGGTTAATCTACCGCTATCCTCTGATCTCGGTAGGTTGGTTAAACCACCAAACACCGCTGATCGAGTGGACTCAACCCAATGCAGAGTTGGCAGCTAAGAACTTGATCGAGTTGGGAGCCACGGCAATCGTCTTTATGCCGATTGGGTTCGCAACTGAAAATCACGAGACGCTGCTGGATGTCGATCACATCATCCATGGGCTGCGCCGTCAACGC
Above is a window of Oscillatoria sp. FACHB-1407 DNA encoding:
- a CDS encoding ferrochelatase codes for the protein VLKLILIAPYPNSLSAILPRPSLKTHLPETAIEPILIYPLLVVDSIFTSGIAVEQVNKALAQLSDGTEHWVKGMRYIPSFYNEPGYINLMAQMVEEKIKNHLEVAHLPSQTGIVLMNHGCPHKAKGFTSGIDESQALYERVRERLIYRYPLISVGWLNHQTPLIEWTQPNAELAAKNLIELGATAIVFMPIGFATENHETLLDVDHIIHGLRRQRPDVTYVQMPCVNDRPEFLKMAAEWANPHIADLLSEQALAVNPALAASQAHHHDHDHGDHHHHGDHHHHGHHHHHH